A window of Ignicoccus hospitalis KIN4/I contains these coding sequences:
- a CDS encoding hypothetical protein (functions along with aFIB and aL7a; guides 2'-O-methylation of ribose to specific sites in RNAs): MTKKYLVQHALGAFLLDPQGNVERYELNTKDVDEAAEQALVMEGWVRGMREGEEKRAGLAAPARKLLENLKNENFEGVLVFETDSESREAAKLGFEVAVEPANEPARALRSQVASLAVKYGFVDSEKEFYEWLRRVDIEVVRRKLRSVAQKRDLLAAQAVRSIDDIDKVVNLMVARLREWYSLHFPELDKLVKDHEAFVKIVAELGGRDNITKEKLLELGFSEALAEKIAEAAKKSTGADLTETDIEQLQKLASIIMSLYNLRRDLVDYISYIMKEVAPNVTALVGPVLGARLISLAGSLENLAKMPASTIQVLGAEKALFRALRTGGKPPKHGVIFQYPDIHRSPKWQRGKIARALAAKLAIAARTDYFTGRNIGERLREELRARIEEIKRVYAKPPKKTEEEKKAPPAKRAKKRPPRKGGKKGPRKGGRRK, encoded by the coding sequence ATGACGAAAAAGTACTTGGTCCAGCACGCTCTGGGGGCGTTCCTGCTCGACCCCCAAGGGAACGTAGAGAGGTACGAGTTGAACACCAAGGACGTGGACGAAGCTGCGGAACAAGCGCTGGTGATGGAAGGTTGGGTCAGAGGGATGAGGGAAGGCGAGGAGAAGCGCGCCGGCTTGGCGGCCCCGGCGAGGAAGCTCCTAGAGAATTTAAAGAACGAGAACTTCGAGGGGGTCCTAGTATTCGAAACGGACTCCGAGTCCAGGGAGGCCGCTAAGCTGGGCTTCGAGGTAGCCGTAGAGCCCGCCAACGAGCCGGCCCGCGCGCTCCGATCCCAAGTGGCCAGCTTAGCGGTCAAGTACGGCTTTGTTGACAGCGAGAAGGAGTTTTACGAGTGGTTGAGGAGGGTCGACATAGAGGTCGTCAGGAGGAAGCTGAGGAGCGTCGCGCAGAAGAGGGACTTGCTGGCAGCCCAAGCGGTTAGGAGCATAGACGACATCGACAAGGTCGTGAACTTAATGGTGGCTAGGCTGAGGGAGTGGTACTCCCTACACTTCCCAGAGCTGGACAAGCTTGTCAAGGACCACGAAGCCTTCGTAAAAATAGTAGCCGAATTAGGCGGGAGAGACAACATTACCAAGGAGAAGCTGCTCGAGCTGGGCTTCAGCGAGGCCTTGGCTGAGAAGATAGCCGAAGCCGCTAAGAAGAGTACGGGCGCCGACCTAACCGAGACAGACATAGAGCAGTTGCAGAAGTTGGCGTCAATAATAATGAGCTTGTACAACTTGAGGAGGGACTTGGTCGACTACATAAGCTACATAATGAAAGAGGTGGCGCCCAACGTGACCGCCCTAGTGGGTCCGGTGCTGGGCGCGAGGCTCATATCGCTCGCCGGCTCCTTGGAGAACCTCGCGAAGATGCCAGCCTCCACGATACAAGTGCTGGGCGCGGAGAAGGCGTTATTCAGAGCTCTGAGGACCGGGGGCAAGCCCCCCAAGCACGGCGTGATCTTCCAGTACCCGGACATACATAGGAGTCCGAAGTGGCAGAGGGGTAAGATAGCCAGGGCGCTCGCTGCCAAACTGGCGATAGCCGCTAGGACGGACTACTTCACGGGCAGGAACATAGGCGAAAGGCTGAGGGAAGAGCTGAGGGCGAGGATAGAAGAAATAAAGAGGGTCTATGCCAAGCCGCCCAAGAAGACCGAGGAAGAGAAGAAGGCCCCTCCGGCCAAGAGGGCCAAGAAGAGGCCCCCCAGGAAGGGGGGCAAGAAGGGCCCCAGGAAGGGCGGCAGGAGGAAGTAG
- a CDS encoding sulfite exporter TauE/SafE family protein, with protein MIVISFLISVLTGIVASLFGVGGGVLAIPVMVLLLGLSPPEAVATNSVIIIVSTLLSAFFHWRQGTLRKEGVWIGVGGVLGTLLGNALFLYISKVGAMKTVLGISFILIGILMMLDITKRSQTKSFTAKSLAVIGFFGGTFAALVGMSGGVLLNPILVLLGVDIKYAIGMSVTALPLITVASAIPKVLAGYAKLDVAAVWIPGLIIGTKIGARLMKTMKSKTLKRAFGIFMILIGIKLLL; from the coding sequence GTGATTGTGATATCATTCTTGATTAGCGTACTAACCGGAATAGTCGCCTCGCTCTTCGGCGTGGGAGGAGGGGTCTTAGCGATTCCGGTAATGGTCCTCTTGCTGGGCCTCAGCCCTCCCGAGGCCGTGGCTACAAACTCCGTGATAATAATTGTTAGTACCCTACTCTCCGCGTTCTTTCATTGGAGACAGGGGACCCTCCGGAAGGAGGGGGTCTGGATAGGCGTCGGCGGGGTCTTAGGAACGTTGCTCGGCAACGCGCTCTTCCTCTACATAAGCAAAGTCGGAGCAATGAAGACTGTACTAGGCATCTCATTTATCCTGATAGGGATACTGATGATGCTTGATATAACGAAGAGATCCCAGACTAAGTCGTTTACTGCAAAGAGCTTAGCCGTTATAGGCTTCTTCGGAGGGACTTTTGCAGCCCTAGTAGGCATGAGCGGAGGCGTGTTGTTAAACCCGATATTGGTCTTACTCGGAGTGGACATAAAGTACGCAATAGGCATGAGCGTCACAGCGTTACCGCTGATCACCGTGGCCAGCGCAATACCGAAGGTACTTGCCGGGTACGCCAAGCTCGACGTAGCTGCCGTGTGGATTCCGGGTCTCATAATAGGTACAAAGATAGGCGCTCGTTTGATGAAAACTATGAAGAGCAAAACGTTGAAACGGGCCTTTGGTATTTTCATGATCCTCATAGGTATCAAACTTCTCCTCTAA